The sequence TTGATAGGGTCCTTGTTAGTGTGGAGTGGCTTGAGGACTTCCCAGATACTTGTTTGAAAGGAGGGCCGAGAGGCCTCTCAGATCATTGCCCATTGATTTTAGAAGATTCTAGACTTTGTGCGGGACCGAGACCTTTTCGCAGCTTGGATTCTTGGTTTACGCATGAAGGGTTCTTGTAGTTGGTAAAGGACGAGTGGAGGAACTTGGGAAATGATATATTCACCAACAAGCTTAAGGCGTTAACAGTACCGCTGAGAAGATGGCATAAGGAAAAGTTTGGGGACATGGACAACAGAATAAagaagtttgaggaagagattaaGAAAATTGATGATATGGTTAGTGCTGGTAGTTATGACGGAATAATGGAGGCTAGACGGAAGGCTTTGGTGTCTTGCTGTGCGAAGTGGTATGTCAGAAAGGAGATTCATTGGAAGCAAATGTCCCAATCCCAACATGCTCGAGATATGGACAAGAACATTAGGTACTTCCATAACCTGGCATCGGCAAGAAGGAGGCACAACAGAATTGAATCTCTAGTGATTAATGGAAGACTAGTACGGAATCAGGCTAGAATAAAGACTGCGATCTTGGGGTTTTATAAAGAGTTGTATAGGCAGGAGTATGCTCCTCTAATTGGGATCCGTGATGGGCTAGTCAAGAAGATTACTGATAAGGAGGGAGAAGCACTAGAGGTGATGCCATCAACTGAGGAAGTACGAGAGGCAGTTTGGGATTGTGAGTCCAGTAAAGCACCAGGTAGTGACGGTTATAACATGAAATTCATAAAGAATTGTTGGGAGGAGCTGGGTCAGGAGTTTACTGCAGCTGTGTTGGGCTTTTTCCAGAATGCGAAGCTACCAACAGATGCTAATATTACTTGGGTGGCGTTAGCTCCAAAATTTGTGGGAGCTAAGGAAATTAAGGACTTAAGACTGATTAGTATGGTTGGCTGTGTGTACAAGGTGATATCCAAAGTGCTGGTACGAAGAATGCGATTAGTGATGCCAAATTTAGTAGGGGAGACTCAGTCTGCGTTTGTAAAGGGCCGGAAAATACATGATGGTGCCCTCATTGCTTGTGAGACGGTCCAATGGCTAAAGCTGCGGAAGAAGCAGGCAGCAGTTGTCAAGCTAGACTTTCAGAAAGCCTACGACAGAGTGAGATGGAGCTTTGTGGATATAGTACTGCAGAAGATGGGCTTTGGACTTAGATGGAGGACTTGGGTGAAGGAATGTGTGACTATAGCGTCTATGTCGGTGTTGATTAATGGGTCACCGTCTAAGCCGTTCAAGATGGAGAGAGGTCTCAGACAAGGAGACCCTCTCTCTCCTTTTCTGTTTGTGCTTATTGTTGACGTGCTGCACAGGATGGTAGGGGAGGTGATAAGAAATGGCCGAATTTCTCCACTGCTGGTGGGAAGGGACATATAGAATTGTCGCATCTACAATTTGCAGATgacacaattttattttgtccacAGGAAACAGAGACACTGGCGAATTATAAGAGGCTCCTGCGCTACTTTGAGTTGATGTCTGGCCTGAGCATCAACTTTGAGAAGTTGAGCCTAATCCCAATTAACTGTGAGAAGGAATGGGTGATGAATATGTGTGGTTTGTTGGGGTGTGCTGAAGCGGCGTTGCCTGTCAGGTACTTAGGCATTTCTCTTGGCGCTAACCCTCGGTTGGTGAAGACATGGAAACCAATCATAGACATGGTGGAAGACAAGCTGAGCCTATGGAAAGCTAGAACTCTCAACAAAGTAGGTAAATTAAATTGGTCCTCATAAAATCTGTTCTCAATAGCTTGCCGATTTATTACTTAagcttgtataagatgccaaaggcaGTTGTAGAAAAGATAATCGGACTGTAGAGACGGTTCTTATGGAGTAAAGAAGATGGGAATAGTAGGATGCCAATGGTGAGATGGAAGGTAGTTCAAGCCCTGAAAAAGCTAGGTGGTTTAGGGGTGGGAGATGCTTTAATTAGAAATGCATCGCTCCTATTCAAGTGGTGGTAGCGCTTCTCAAAGGAGGACTGCCCGCTTTGGAAGAAGGTGGTATGCTCCTGTAATCAGCTGGACCCAACTACAATGCTGTCAACCCAACCGTTGCCATTAGGAAGGGGCCCGTGGAGAGATATCTGCCAGCTCAATATTAAGAAGCAGCATATAAGAAATATGATGATCAGTGGCTTGTCCATGGAGGTGGGAAACGGCCAAAGCATCCATTTTTGGGAGGATGCTTGGTTACAAGGTGGATCTTTGAAAGATTATTTTCTGaggctcttctctgtttcaaataaacaaggaTCAGTAATAGGggactgtgggttttgggatgggctaGAGTGGGTGTGGAACTTCCAGTGGAGGAGAGAACTCTTCCAATGGGAGCTAGAGTTGCTCAATCAACTCCACGACCGGTTACGAGTTGTAAGTTTGTCGGTTGATAGAGAGGATTCAGTGGTCTGGAAATTCGACAAAAAATGTGTTTTTTCTACTAAATTGtttgtgcaggtgttgcagaAGGAGACCCTCTTAGAGGACATCACGAGTTACAGCTTCACTAGTTCCATCTGGAGAGGCTTGGTTCCTCCAAGGGTtgaactatttgcatggtttgttTTAGTAGGTAGGGTTAACACGAAGGAGAGACTGACTAGACTCGGCATTATTAATCATAATGACAATGTGTGTGTGTTGTGCAAAAAGGACATAGAATCAGTACATCATTTGTTTTTTGCTTGTGAGTTAACATGGAAGGTATGGTGTGCTTGGTCAACGGTTGCTAATAGAGCTTGGGCCATCCTAGGAACCGGAAAAGAGTTCTTTGAGAGTTGGACTAGAGTACCAGGAGGCAAGTCTGAGCAAAGGAAATGGCTGACAGGATTTTGTGCGGTTGTTTGGAACATTTGGTTGGAGCGCAATAGCAGAGTGTTCCAGAGCATACAGACAAGTATTGAAGGAGTAAAGCATAGATCATTCTTGAGCTACAGGGAATGGTGTGGAGTTGAtccgtttggttgttgatggcattACCGGAGATGACAACGGATGCgactattttatttttgattatgTATTGTGCTTTGTTgtactatttttctttttgctCCACTTTATTGTATTGAGCTcctttgttaaaaaaaaagaattattagaaaggacattaataatccgaaaagatcaatatatataatggtcttcattggatgaagattaatagatctcatttattaaattatatatatatatagatggtgcatatagagatataaccattgaattgactcactttgagaattcctaatggttataattaccgtatatttgtcaataggatattctcaagatgaacatagtaataaagttttctttgacctgcgactgtcataataattaacaatgtatttattatactttgattccggacacctaatatcctagggtgctagttgaatggatattaggtataatttaaatacttatagaattaatgattagtcaataaggaatccgtcaactctcggtaaagtgtttgagctctatgattatatgactgagatgaataaaaccttggccaaggagattgaatgaatgaagaaatgagtttcttaagtcattcacagttcattataataatggtaacaagttagagtttgacaattaaaccatactctaagggttaaccaagagttggaaagatggaaggaattatactttgttcttctaaggttcttagtaaaaatatattactttatACTATCGGGtcattgaggagtgttgctagacgccaaccttgattagtaaatttagtatgactaatttactacctgcTTAGTATTAAACATATGGGGTCatacactaacgagtgttctaatctttgctatagaattatttaattattaatttgatttgatcaaataaataattatattaattcaaatggaatattattatattttttgctagcaccaatataataataatatgataattgagaatattaaatgagatttgagaataattagttattctatttctgaatttgaattataaatttggatgagatccaaatcgattatgttttaaattgttatgatatgattcagatttagaattttaagatatgatttaaatttgaattgagaatcaaatttaaaatcaggaacaaatctcatactatatatatgtatgctaaGAGTAGAGGAAAGGTGAGAGAATAACAAGggtttttattcctttacctctacacacataaatgtatgtgagcctaattcttggagaagaattttatagtGTGCAAAAAGTTGCAAAGAGGttttcaatttagatcagatatccattggtcaaaaagttgacagcaaaggttggtctcggtgtggatacgcatagcgccttcatACAAtcaaagaataaaatttttactaaagTGTCCAAAGGTATTTAGATCTTATCTACAtaatattattggaataaagtttaagcacaaaatagatctttaaggattgctttcttttcttctgctgtgtgttatgaacacatggtaatccttcagtggtatcagagctttgattttttgtgtttaaatttcattcttattttctaaaagtttgtgaattaataagattaattcaaatatttttttatgcatATGATGTAGTTATTTTCATTGAGatggatttttaataaattaacagttaatttattttagttttgattatttattGTGATTAAATTATCATCCTTTTGAAAAATAATAGTTATGATTTTAATCAAATATctgatttgattttatttcatCGTGACTTTGGTCACATAAAAGGAATAAgatacaaaaataaatttttatttgtttcttatatatataagtgtatatatattGAGAATGTCAAATTTGATTTGGTAGTTTTATAAGGCTAAATTGTTAGTctattaaaatcaaaatttgatttgattaatgtgttttgaacactataattttagaaattagtttttttttttaattttcttgattA is a genomic window of Arachis ipaensis cultivar K30076 chromosome B06, Araip1.1, whole genome shotgun sequence containing:
- the LOC107647218 gene encoding uncharacterized protein LOC107647218, which codes for MDNRIKKFEEEIKKIDDMVSAGSYDGIMEARRKALVSCCAKWYVRKEIHWKQMSQSQHARDMDKNIRYFHNLASARRRHNRIESLVINGRLVRNQARIKTAILGFYKELYRQEYAPLIGIRDGLVKKITDKEGEALEVMPSTEEVREAVWDCESSKAPGSDGYNMKFIKNCWEELGQEFTAAVLGFFQNAKLPTDANITWVALAPKFVGAKEIKDLRLISMVGCVYKVISKVLVRRMRLVMPNLVGETQSAFVKGRKIHDGALIACETVQWLKLRKKQAAVVKLDFQKAYDRVRWSFVDIVLQKMGFGLRWRTWVKECVTIASMSVLINGSPSKPFKMERGLRQGDPLSPFLFVLIVDVLHRMVGEETETLANYKRLLRYFELMSGLSINFEKLSLIPINCEKEWVMNMCGLLGCAEAALPVRYLGISLGANPRLVKTWKPIIDMVEDKLSLWKARTLNKLDPTTMLSTQPLPLGRGPWRDICQLNIKKQHIRNMMISGLSMEVGNGQSIHFWEDAWLQGGSLKDYFLRLFSVSNKQGSVIGDCGFWDGLEWVWNFQWRRELFQWELELLNQLHDRLRVVLQKETLLEDITSYSFTSSIWRGLVPPRVELFAWFVLVGRVNTKERLTRLGIINHNDNVCVLCKKDIESVHHLFFACELTWKVWCAWSTVANRAWAILGTGKEFFESWTRVPGGKSEQRKWLTGFCAVVWNIWLERNSRVFQSIQTSIEGVKHRSFLSYREWCGVDPFGC